A region of Prochlorococcus marinus subsp. pastoris str. CCMP1986 DNA encodes the following proteins:
- the urtA gene encoding urea ABC transporter substrate-binding protein, which produces MRISRRILAGLATASLAVSVTSCGGGSDTSGSFDDTVTVGILHSLSGTMAISESTLVDTEKMAIAEINAAGGVTVGGKSYKIDYIVEDGASDWPTFAEKSKKLIDQDGVPVVFGGWTSASRKAMLPVYESKDAFLYYPIQYEAQECSNNIFYTGASPNQQSEPATDFMYKRSPAAGKPFFLVGSDYVFPRTSNTITKEQLKSLGGKVVGEDYLPLGNTEVAPIISKIKKALAPSGGGVIINTLNGDQNVAFFKQIQDAGITPSNGYYVMNYSIAEEEISTIGPEFLEGHYGAWNYMMSIDTPESKKFAADFKALYGSDRVVADPQESAYNMVYLWKQAVEDAGTFENSAVREALVGQTFDAPQGPVEVMPNHHLAQTVRIGLIKPEGGFEILEETDGVVYPQAWNQFEPSSKGYACDWTDPSKGERYKL; this is translated from the coding sequence ATGAGAATTTCAAGGCGTATTTTGGCAGGTTTAGCTACTGCCTCTCTTGCCGTTTCAGTTACTTCCTGCGGAGGAGGTTCAGACACTTCCGGAAGTTTCGATGACACAGTAACTGTTGGTATCTTACATTCCCTTTCAGGAACAATGGCCATATCTGAATCAACTCTTGTTGATACCGAAAAAATGGCAATAGCAGAAATAAACGCAGCCGGCGGAGTAACCGTTGGTGGAAAAAGCTACAAAATCGATTACATCGTTGAAGATGGTGCTTCCGACTGGCCAACATTTGCTGAGAAGTCTAAAAAATTAATCGACCAGGATGGTGTTCCAGTTGTATTTGGTGGATGGACATCTGCTAGTAGAAAGGCAATGCTTCCTGTGTATGAATCAAAAGATGCATTCCTTTACTACCCAATTCAGTATGAAGCTCAGGAATGTTCAAACAATATTTTCTACACAGGTGCTTCACCAAACCAACAATCAGAACCAGCTACTGATTTTATGTATAAGAGATCTCCTGCCGCTGGAAAGCCATTTTTCCTAGTTGGTTCAGACTATGTTTTCCCAAGGACATCAAATACAATTACCAAAGAACAACTTAAATCACTTGGTGGAAAGGTTGTAGGTGAAGATTATTTACCTCTAGGTAATACTGAGGTTGCTCCTATTATTTCCAAGATCAAAAAAGCATTAGCACCATCTGGTGGTGGAGTAATTATCAACACACTTAATGGTGACCAAAACGTTGCTTTCTTTAAACAGATTCAGGATGCTGGGATTACTCCAAGTAATGGATATTATGTAATGAACTACTCTATTGCAGAGGAAGAAATTAGTACTATTGGGCCTGAATTCTTAGAAGGCCATTATGGTGCTTGGAACTACATGATGTCTATCGACACACCTGAATCCAAGAAATTTGCAGCTGATTTTAAAGCTCTATATGGAAGTGACAGAGTAGTTGCCGATCCACAGGAATCTGCTTACAACATGGTTTATTTATGGAAACAAGCAGTTGAAGATGCAGGCACATTTGAGAACAGTGCTGTTAGAGAAGCTCTAGTAGGACAAACATTCGATGCTCCTCAAGGACCAGTTGAGGTTATGCCTAACCATCACCTTGCTCAAACAGTAAGAATTGGTTTAATCAAGCCAGAAGGTGGATTTGAGATTCTTGAAGAAACTGATGGAGTTGTATACCCACAAGCATGGAACCAATTTGAACCTAGTTCAAAAGGTTATGCATGTGACTGGACAGACCCATCTAAAGGAGAAAGATATAAGCTTTAA
- a CDS encoding ABC transporter permease subunit — protein sequence MELLLDSLFNGIAIGSVLLVAALGLAIVFGLMGVINLAHGELMMLGAYTTYVTQLIFKLPLLKPYYNAYVIVSIFFAFIVSGVVGILLEKTVIRKLYGSPLETLLATWGVSLILQQFVRSVPLAYGTGLVISLIIGLFLPSVFSSKVKESINFKYVKFSSWIFAALAGVLSGNLISSSVSKLSRASARNVDVTAPAWMRGQVEILGTAFPKTRLMIIIITLISVIAITLFLNQSAWGMRIRAVTQNREMSDCLGISTEKVDVLTFGIGSGLAGVAGVAVSLLGSVGPNVGGNYIVGCFMVVVLGGVGNLLGTIFASFGIGIMTDLIGAGRLLSIWPDMPLPLSNTINFFATTSMARVMIFALIVIFLQFKPTGLFPQKGRMVES from the coding sequence TTGGAATTGCTTCTTGATAGTTTATTCAACGGTATAGCGATCGGATCAGTTTTACTAGTAGCAGCTTTGGGCTTAGCTATTGTATTTGGTTTGATGGGTGTAATCAATCTTGCACATGGTGAACTAATGATGCTAGGTGCTTACACAACATATGTAACTCAATTAATTTTCAAACTCCCACTATTAAAACCCTATTACAACGCTTACGTTATAGTTTCTATATTTTTTGCATTTATTGTCAGTGGAGTAGTAGGAATACTTTTAGAAAAAACTGTAATTAGAAAGTTATACGGAAGTCCATTAGAAACTTTACTTGCAACATGGGGAGTAAGCCTTATTCTTCAACAGTTTGTCCGCAGTGTTCCTTTAGCTTATGGGACAGGACTAGTAATAAGTCTCATAATAGGTTTATTTCTACCATCAGTATTTTCATCAAAAGTAAAAGAGTCTATAAATTTTAAATATGTAAAATTTAGTTCATGGATATTTGCAGCTTTAGCGGGAGTTCTCTCCGGTAATTTAATTTCATCTTCAGTTAGCAAATTAAGTCGAGCTAGTGCAAGAAATGTGGATGTCACGGCTCCAGCTTGGATGAGGGGTCAGGTTGAAATCCTTGGAACAGCTTTCCCAAAAACAAGATTAATGATAATAATAATTACTTTAATATCTGTGATTGCAATAACTTTATTTTTGAATCAAAGTGCTTGGGGTATGAGGATAAGAGCAGTAACTCAAAATAGAGAAATGAGTGACTGTCTTGGAATTTCAACAGAAAAAGTTGATGTTCTTACTTTTGGAATTGGTTCTGGATTGGCAGGTGTAGCAGGAGTTGCTGTATCTCTTTTGGGATCGGTTGGGCCTAATGTTGGAGGAAATTATATAGTTGGGTGTTTTATGGTTGTAGTTTTAGGAGGTGTAGGGAACCTATTGGGTACAATTTTTGCCTCTTTTGGAATAGGAATAATGACTGATTTAATTGGAGCTGGTCGCCTTTTATCAATATGGCCTGATATGCCTCTACCACTATCAAATACAATTAATTTCTTTGCAACTACCAGTATGGCTAGAGTTATGATTTTTGCGTTAATAGTAATATTCCTGCAATTCAAACCTACTGGTTTATTCCCCCAGAAAGGAAGGATGGTTGAGAGTTAA
- the urtC gene encoding urea ABC transporter permease subunit UrtC has product MEFKNLKLSKKTTFVIWVLIIAFIIAAPSILPVFRLNLLGRYLSLAIVALGVDLIWGFTGLLSLGQGIFFALGGYCAAMYLQITSSSEFPNNIPEFFGLYGVDNLPFFWEPFRSPIFSLFAIWVIPALVAGILGFLVFRNRIKGVYFSILTQAALLVFFNFFNGQQKLINGTNGLKTDVTQLFGQMVGSESIQRMFFWFTALLVIAAWFFSKWVVKGRFGNILIGIRDDEPRVRFTGYNPVLFKTIIFSIAGGLAGISGALYTVQSGIVSPQFMTVPFSIEMVIWVAVGGRGTLLGAILGAVLINYAKSLVSEALPASWMFIQGGLFILVVTALPEGVLGWVQGEGPRNLLQKLGLKRKIETYPSLEIKNETEGLKNE; this is encoded by the coding sequence ATGGAATTTAAAAACTTAAAACTAAGCAAAAAAACAACTTTTGTTATTTGGGTGCTCATTATTGCTTTTATTATCGCAGCTCCATCAATTCTTCCTGTTTTCAGATTGAACCTTCTTGGTAGATATTTATCATTAGCTATTGTTGCTTTGGGTGTAGATCTAATTTGGGGATTTACTGGTTTATTAAGTCTTGGTCAAGGTATATTTTTTGCTCTTGGGGGTTACTGTGCAGCAATGTATCTACAGATAACAAGCTCTTCTGAATTTCCAAATAATATTCCAGAATTCTTTGGACTTTATGGCGTAGATAATTTACCATTTTTCTGGGAACCATTTAGATCTCCAATCTTTAGTTTATTTGCAATTTGGGTGATACCTGCATTAGTTGCAGGAATACTTGGATTTCTTGTTTTTAGAAACAGAATAAAAGGTGTGTATTTTTCAATACTTACCCAAGCTGCTCTTTTAGTATTCTTTAATTTCTTTAATGGACAACAAAAACTTATTAATGGTACTAACGGATTAAAAACTGATGTAACTCAACTTTTTGGACAAATGGTTGGTTCAGAATCAATCCAAAGAATGTTTTTTTGGTTTACAGCCTTATTAGTTATTGCGGCATGGTTTTTTTCAAAATGGGTAGTAAAAGGAAGATTTGGGAATATTCTTATAGGGATCAGAGATGACGAACCAAGAGTAAGATTCACAGGTTATAATCCTGTCTTATTTAAAACAATAATATTTTCTATAGCAGGAGGTTTAGCAGGAATATCGGGTGCTTTGTACACGGTTCAATCAGGAATAGTATCCCCTCAATTTATGACAGTTCCATTTTCAATAGAAATGGTTATTTGGGTTGCAGTGGGAGGAAGAGGGACTTTATTGGGAGCAATACTTGGAGCAGTCTTAATAAATTATGCAAAAAGTTTAGTAAGTGAAGCTTTACCGGCAAGCTGGATGTTTATTCAGGGTGGATTATTTATTCTAGTAGTTACAGCATTACCAGAAGGTGTTTTAGGATGGGTACAAGGAGAGGGACCAAGGAATCTGCTTCAAAAACTTGGTCTGAAAAGGAAAATCGAAACATACCCAAGTCTAGAAATAAAAAATGAAACGGAGGGATTAAAAAATGAATAA
- the urtD gene encoding urea ABC transporter ATP-binding protein UrtD: MNKNTNSLLSLENISVSFEGFLALNDLNLSLKTGELRAVIGPNGAGKTTFLDVITGKVKPTKGDVFFKGKSLIGRKEHKIARLGVGRKFQSPRVFENLTVKENLEISVSTPKSPLNLINKKIKNDQLDEIEHLMKVINLSKKINSKAGALSHGQKQWLEIAMLLGQKPDLMLVDEPVAGLTDEETDLTADLLKSLSGENTVVVIDHDMEFIRRLDSNVSVLNQGTVLCEGTMDTIQNDKRVIDVYLGRPEE, from the coding sequence ATGAATAAGAATACTAATTCTTTATTAAGCCTAGAAAATATAAGTGTAAGTTTTGAAGGATTTCTAGCATTAAATGATCTAAACCTTAGCTTAAAAACAGGAGAATTAAGAGCTGTAATTGGTCCAAATGGGGCGGGGAAAACAACATTTCTAGATGTAATAACAGGTAAAGTAAAACCTACTAAAGGTGATGTTTTTTTTAAAGGAAAATCATTAATAGGAAGAAAAGAACATAAAATTGCACGTTTAGGTGTAGGAAGAAAATTTCAAAGCCCAAGAGTATTTGAAAATCTAACTGTTAAAGAAAATCTTGAGATATCAGTAAGTACTCCTAAAAGTCCTTTAAATCTAATTAATAAAAAAATTAAAAATGATCAATTAGATGAAATAGAACATTTAATGAAAGTCATAAATTTATCAAAAAAAATCAATTCAAAAGCCGGTGCATTATCACATGGTCAAAAACAATGGTTAGAAATAGCAATGTTACTAGGTCAAAAACCGGATTTAATGCTGGTTGATGAACCTGTGGCAGGGCTTACAGATGAAGAAACTGATTTGACAGCAGATTTATTAAAATCATTATCTGGAGAAAATACTGTTGTTGTTATAGATCACGATATGGAATTCATAAGAAGACTTGATAGTAATGTTTCAGTTCTCAATCAAGGAACAGTATTATGTGAAGGTACAATGGATACTATTCAAAATGACAAAAGGGTAATTGATGTTTATTTAGGAAGACCGGAGGAATAA
- the urtE gene encoding urea ABC transporter ATP-binding subunit UrtE: MKNLLEVKSLNTYYGESHILRDVDLNLKSGEMICLIGRNGVGKTTLLKSLIGLLRAKKGEINFIGENINRKAPHQRARKGMAYVPQGREIIPYLTVEENLMLGMESLPGGLSKNKNIDSSIYDLFPILKDFLSRKGGDLSGGQQQQLAIARALLGKPKLLLLDEPTEGIQPNIVLDIENAINLIIKETGIGVLLVEQHLHFVRQASRYYAMQRGGIVASGRTSELSQTVIDKFLSV, translated from the coding sequence ATGAAAAATCTACTAGAAGTAAAATCATTAAATACCTATTATGGGGAAAGCCATATCCTCAGAGATGTAGATTTAAACCTTAAATCTGGAGAAATGATCTGTTTAATAGGTAGAAATGGAGTAGGGAAAACTACTTTATTAAAATCATTAATAGGGCTATTAAGGGCAAAGAAAGGAGAAATAAACTTTATTGGAGAAAATATAAATAGAAAGGCGCCACATCAAAGAGCTAGAAAAGGAATGGCATATGTTCCTCAAGGAAGAGAAATAATACCTTATCTGACTGTTGAAGAAAACTTAATGTTGGGAATGGAATCGCTTCCTGGAGGCTTATCTAAAAATAAAAATATTGATTCAAGTATCTATGATTTATTTCCTATTTTAAAAGACTTTCTATCAAGAAAAGGAGGAGATCTGAGTGGAGGGCAACAACAACAACTTGCAATTGCGAGAGCACTATTAGGTAAACCAAAATTATTGTTACTAGACGAACCTACTGAAGGAATTCAACCAAATATAGTATTAGATATTGAAAACGCTATAAATCTCATAATTAAAGAAACTGGTATCGGAGTTTTATTAGTTGAACAGCACTTACACTTTGTTAGGCAGGCAAGTAGATATTACGCGATGCAAAGGGGAGGAATTGTTGCAAGTGGCCGTACAAGTGAATTAAGCCAAACAGTTATTGATAAATTTTTAAGTGTATAG
- a CDS encoding cytochrome b6-f complex subunit PetP, with protein MTILDKVKIGNTVKVNLELSKDRLTKETIEAINISSECTISDFKITDGMGIGVFLNLSNGKNEWFFENEIQILDEQGNIIENEVNKNKILENNFRLNAINNINYESKFKSSELLNPINFITWLIVSLKDIF; from the coding sequence ATGACAATCCTAGATAAAGTAAAAATAGGAAACACGGTTAAGGTTAATCTAGAGCTTTCAAAAGATCGATTAACTAAAGAGACCATTGAAGCAATAAACATTTCATCAGAATGCACTATAAGTGACTTCAAAATTACTGATGGTATGGGTATTGGAGTATTTTTAAACTTATCAAATGGGAAAAATGAGTGGTTTTTTGAAAATGAAATTCAAATTCTTGATGAGCAAGGCAACATAATAGAAAATGAAGTAAATAAAAATAAAATTTTAGAAAATAATTTTAGATTGAATGCAATTAATAATATTAATTATGAATCTAAGTTTAAATCCAGTGAACTTTTAAACCCGATTAATTTTATAACTTGGCTTATTGTTTCATTAAAAGATATTTTTTAA
- a CDS encoding ABC transporter ATP-binding protein, protein MEENIIQVENLSKSFDISSKEPGLKGTLKHFFKREKKSIEVIKNINFGIKKGEIVGFLGANGAGKTTILKILCGLIHPSQGRLSVAGNLPYKRRSNFLKNITLIMGQKQQLIWDLPPIESFYLNAAIYDIEKFEAKKRIKKLSDMLEIEKELYIPVRKLSLGQRMKSELLAALIHKPNILFLDEPTLGLDINAQRNLRKFLQIYNKDTDATICLTSHYMKDITSLCKRVLCIHEGCLTYDGRLERLLKKISPVKDILIICKTDKDAKELSNSGLNIKNQNQKEITITIKKDSIKSTLNNILNKFEIEDLYINEPPVDEIIGDILVKEKV, encoded by the coding sequence ATGGAAGAGAATATTATTCAGGTTGAAAATTTATCAAAATCATTTGATATCTCATCAAAAGAACCTGGACTAAAAGGTACACTTAAGCATTTTTTTAAAAGAGAAAAAAAAAGTATTGAAGTTATAAAAAATATAAATTTCGGAATAAAAAAAGGAGAAATAGTAGGGTTTCTTGGGGCTAATGGAGCTGGGAAAACAACCATTCTTAAAATACTCTGTGGTTTAATTCACCCAAGCCAAGGTCGGTTGTCGGTTGCAGGTAACCTGCCTTATAAAAGAAGGTCTAATTTTCTGAAAAATATAACTTTAATAATGGGGCAAAAACAACAGCTAATTTGGGATCTTCCTCCAATAGAATCTTTTTACTTAAATGCCGCAATTTATGACATAGAAAAATTTGAAGCTAAAAAAAGAATTAAAAAGTTGTCAGATATGCTGGAAATTGAAAAGGAGCTTTATATACCTGTTAGAAAATTATCTTTAGGTCAAAGAATGAAATCAGAATTATTAGCAGCTTTAATACATAAACCAAATATATTATTTTTAGATGAACCGACACTAGGCCTAGATATTAACGCTCAAAGGAATCTTAGAAAATTTCTGCAAATTTATAATAAAGACACAGATGCAACAATTTGTCTAACTAGTCATTACATGAAAGATATTACATCTTTATGCAAGAGGGTATTATGTATTCACGAAGGTTGTCTTACATATGATGGGAGACTGGAAAGACTATTAAAAAAAATATCTCCTGTTAAAGATATACTAATAATTTGCAAGACGGATAAAGATGCTAAAGAACTAAGCAATTCAGGATTAAATATTAAAAATCAAAATCAAAAAGAAATTACAATAACAATTAAAAAAGATTCTATTAAATCTACTTTAAATAATATTCTTAACAAATTTGAGATCGAGGATCTATATATAAATGAGCCTCCAGTTGACGAAATAATTGGAGACATTTTAGTGAAGGAAAAAGTATAA
- a CDS encoding ABC transporter permease produces the protein MFNLNKNKLITLLKVQYSNMLEYRVEIALWAISGIIPFFMLNIWTNNNLNESINLSNVMLSRYFLSAFFVRQFSVVWVVFTFEEDALLGKISPYLIQPLNPFFRYFAQHIAEQITRFPFAIIIALIFFLINPESLWIPNLSLFLLACFSTFFSFLIQFLIQSIIACFCFWTEKASSIERLLFIPTLFLSGLLAPVISFPEYVKSWIYLTPFPYLIDFPANILSGNNTNIVSGFFMQIFWISVLFPIFKRTWSLGTKKYTAMGS, from the coding sequence ATGTTTAATTTAAATAAAAATAAGCTAATAACATTATTAAAAGTACAGTACTCAAATATGTTGGAATATAGAGTAGAAATAGCTTTATGGGCAATATCAGGAATAATACCTTTTTTCATGCTCAATATATGGACAAACAATAACTTAAATGAATCTATTAACTTAAGTAATGTAATGCTCTCAAGATATTTTTTGAGTGCGTTCTTTGTGAGGCAATTTTCCGTAGTTTGGGTTGTCTTTACTTTTGAAGAAGACGCTCTCTTGGGTAAAATTTCCCCATATCTAATTCAACCTTTAAACCCATTTTTTAGATACTTTGCTCAACACATAGCAGAACAAATAACACGCTTCCCTTTTGCCATAATAATTGCGTTAATTTTTTTTCTAATAAATCCAGAAAGTTTATGGATACCAAACTTAAGTCTATTTTTATTAGCATGTTTTTCTACATTTTTTTCTTTTCTAATTCAATTTCTGATTCAATCAATTATTGCTTGCTTCTGTTTTTGGACAGAAAAGGCTTCTTCAATAGAAAGATTGTTATTTATCCCAACTTTATTCCTTTCAGGACTTTTAGCCCCAGTAATATCATTCCCAGAATATGTGAAATCATGGATATACCTAACCCCATTCCCTTACTTAATTGATTTTCCAGCAAATATATTATCTGGAAATAATACAAACATAGTTTCTGGATTTTTTATGCAGATATTTTGGATTTCAGTTCTTTTCCCAATATTTAAAAGGACTTGGTCTCTTGGAACAAAAAAATATACAGCGATGGGTTCATGA
- a CDS encoding ABC transporter permease translates to MKIKKYIKIYSLFLSTSIASELEYKTNVIIDFITAILSLVGSVFLLTIFFQNTDNIGGWNFEQALIIQGIYTILNGITNTWFNPNLTEIVKHIREGTLDFVLLKPLDSQFFISLNKIAPSGFLEIILGFALLFYCIGINQININLSFLLSCLTTLCCSILILYSLWFLISTTTIWFVKTWNATEVLRSFLYIGRFPLNSFSFSLRIFFSIFVPIAFITTIPSEVFLGIALLWEILLEIIVAVIFFLVSRRFWLFALKYYTSASS, encoded by the coding sequence ATGAAAATAAAAAAATATATAAAAATTTATTCATTATTTTTAAGTACTTCTATAGCCTCAGAATTGGAATATAAGACTAACGTAATAATTGACTTTATTACTGCAATTTTAAGCTTAGTAGGGAGCGTATTTTTATTAACTATATTTTTCCAAAATACTGATAATATCGGAGGATGGAATTTTGAACAAGCCTTAATTATTCAAGGGATATATACAATTTTAAATGGAATTACTAATACATGGTTCAATCCAAATCTTACAGAAATAGTAAAACACATAAGAGAAGGAACCTTAGATTTTGTTCTTCTAAAACCCTTAGATAGTCAATTTTTTATTTCCTTAAATAAAATAGCACCCTCTGGATTTTTAGAAATAATATTAGGTTTTGCTCTACTATTTTATTGCATAGGTATTAATCAAATAAATATAAACTTAAGTTTTTTATTATCTTGCCTTACAACATTGTGTTGTTCTATTTTAATTCTATATAGCTTATGGTTTTTAATCTCAACAACAACTATTTGGTTTGTAAAAACATGGAATGCGACAGAAGTCTTACGTTCTTTTCTTTATATAGGAAGATTTCCTTTAAATTCATTTTCATTCTCATTAAGGATATTCTTTAGTATTTTTGTTCCAATTGCATTCATAACGACAATTCCTTCTGAAGTTTTCCTAGGTATTGCACTACTATGGGAAATATTATTAGAAATAATTGTTGCTGTAATATTTTTTTTAGTTTCAAGAAGATTTTGGTTATTTGCCCTAAAATATTACACTTCAGCTTCTAGCTAA
- a CDS encoding sulfite exporter TauE/SafE family protein, whose translation MLITFLYLTIDSDFYFYNKALIFLISFLSNTFSAISGGGAGLIQLPALILFGLPYYQALASHKVATVALGLGGSIRNFKYIRNDIFVLWQILFFGTPGVILGSNIVKFLSEQYLFLILGFISIVLAIYSFCKPSLGLNSTDNIINSQLELKFIIPIFFIGILNGSVSSGTGLLVTFLLIKIFKMDFLRAVSLTFFTVGIFWNAIGAYFLSKIGYIPTDILVILILGSFAGGYFGAHMSNLKGNKLIKNTFTVVCLLVGVSLLVKSIRSLI comes from the coding sequence ATGTTAATTACTTTTTTATATTTAACAATTGATAGTGATTTTTATTTTTATAACAAAGCTTTAATTTTTTTAATTTCTTTTTTATCAAATACATTTTCAGCCATTTCTGGAGGAGGCGCTGGATTAATTCAATTACCTGCTTTGATTTTATTTGGTTTACCTTATTATCAAGCTCTTGCTTCACATAAAGTTGCCACGGTTGCTTTGGGTTTAGGTGGATCAATTAGAAATTTTAAATATATTAGAAATGATATTTTTGTTTTATGGCAAATTTTATTCTTTGGAACCCCAGGAGTTATTTTGGGTTCAAATATTGTGAAATTCCTTTCTGAGCAATATCTATTTTTAATATTAGGATTTATTTCAATAGTCTTAGCTATATACTCTTTTTGTAAACCTAGTTTAGGTTTGAATTCAACAGATAATATTATCAATTCCCAACTAGAATTAAAGTTTATTATTCCTATTTTTTTTATTGGAATCCTTAACGGTTCTGTCTCTTCAGGAACTGGTTTGTTAGTAACTTTCTTATTAATTAAAATTTTTAAGATGGATTTTCTTAGAGCTGTTAGTTTAACTTTTTTTACAGTAGGTATTTTCTGGAATGCTATAGGGGCCTATTTTCTCAGCAAAATTGGTTATATACCTACAGATATATTAGTAATTCTTATTTTGGGATCTTTTGCGGGGGGATATTTTGGTGCTCATATGTCTAATTTAAAAGGGAATAAACTCATTAAAAATACATTTACAGTTGTATGCCTGCTTGTAGGAGTTAGTTTGTTAGTAAAGTCAATTCGTTCTTTGATATAA
- a CDS encoding HNH endonuclease — translation MHKQDAIYLDQLCPKISNKNWRDSLHKLTNNTCIYCGNPSESLDHLYPRSKGGETITKNCVPCCLSCNGKKSDIEVLKWYRSQKFYDPRRSMAIRAWFNNDLKLASVLLNYIK, via the coding sequence ATGCATAAGCAAGATGCAATTTACCTTGATCAACTTTGCCCTAAAATTAGCAATAAAAACTGGAGAGATTCTCTTCATAAATTAACAAATAATACTTGCATTTATTGCGGTAATCCATCTGAATCTCTTGATCACCTATATCCAAGGTCAAAAGGAGGAGAAACTATCACAAAAAATTGCGTTCCATGCTGTTTATCTTGCAACGGAAAAAAATCTGATATAGAAGTACTTAAATGGTACAGGAGTCAAAAATTCTATGACCCAAGAAGATCAATGGCAATTAGAGCATGGTTTAATAATGATTTAAAGTTGGCTTCTGTCTTATTAAATTACATAAAATAA
- a CDS encoding phosphoribosyltransferase: MTKYFTWGEFDKSVDYIANQCKKLKLSGIYGVPRGGLCLAVALSHKLNVQLIEKPLKSSLIVDDVYETGMTLSNFKNIEGVNIFVLVSKKKPIWWKTVNLSLKEEWIVFPWENKENELKDEKEYKSKRRLK; the protein is encoded by the coding sequence ATGACAAAGTATTTTACATGGGGCGAATTTGATAAGAGTGTTGATTATATTGCTAATCAATGCAAAAAACTTAAATTATCAGGAATATATGGTGTTCCCAGAGGTGGCCTATGCCTTGCAGTAGCTTTGAGTCATAAATTAAATGTTCAGTTAATTGAAAAGCCCTTAAAAAGTTCACTTATAGTTGATGATGTTTATGAAACTGGGATGACATTAAGTAATTTTAAAAATATTGAAGGTGTTAATATCTTTGTCTTAGTTAGTAAAAAGAAACCTATTTGGTGGAAGACCGTAAATTTATCTCTTAAAGAAGAATGGATAGTATTTCCATGGGAAAATAAAGAAAATGAGCTTAAAGATGAAAAAGAATACAAAAGTAAAAGGAGGCTAAAGTGA
- a CDS encoding nucleoside 2-deoxyribosyltransferase gives MNKKKLYLANPYGFSKQTKNLLPEFIKIFQNLNVEVYEPFERTKHLITNKNNWAYDLAKANFNDLKSCDCIFAIVNGNPPDEGVMVELGISIALNKEIFLFRDDFRNCSDSDQYPLNLMLFVGLSKESWSKNYFESIEDILNPKKSFLNWAKRI, from the coding sequence GTGAATAAAAAGAAATTATATTTAGCTAATCCATATGGGTTTTCAAAACAAACTAAAAATCTATTACCTGAATTCATTAAAATATTTCAAAATTTAAATGTCGAAGTTTATGAACCTTTTGAGAGAACAAAGCATTTAATTACAAACAAAAATAATTGGGCTTATGACCTAGCAAAAGCAAATTTCAACGATTTAAAGTCATGTGATTGCATTTTTGCGATTGTTAACGGTAACCCTCCAGATGAGGGAGTAATGGTAGAACTAGGAATTTCTATTGCGCTTAATAAAGAAATATTTTTATTTAGGGACGATTTTAGAAACTGTTCAGATAGTGATCAATATCCTCTAAATTTGATGTTATTTGTAGGCCTATCTAAGGAAAGTTGGTCAAAGAATTATTTTGAATCCATAGAGGATATACTTAACCCAAAGAAGAGTTTTCTTAATTGGGCAAAAAGAATATAA
- the rpsU gene encoding 30S ribosomal protein S21, with amino-acid sequence MTQVTVGENEGIESALRRFKRQVSKSGIFADLKRLRHHETPIEKYKRKLQQRRKARRR; translated from the coding sequence TTGACTCAAGTTACTGTCGGAGAAAATGAGGGAATAGAATCTGCCCTTAGAAGATTTAAAAGGCAAGTCTCAAAATCAGGGATATTTGCTGATTTAAAGAGATTAAGACATCATGAAACTCCTATTGAAAAATATAAGAGAAAATTACAACAAAGAAGAAAAGCAAGAAGAAGATAA